From the Vibrio tubiashii ATCC 19109 genome, the window CGGTACAAAGCCACCACATGCAGCGACCATAGGGCCAAGCATTAGAGACGTTACATCGCCGACACCGCCCGTTGAGTGTTTATCAACGATAGGACCGCCAAACTCTTTGTGGCTCCAATCAATAACCATACCAGAGTCACGCATGGCACAAGTGAGTGCAATGCGTTCAGGCATCGTCATTTCATTAAAGAAGATAGTCATAGCAAACGCTGCAATCTGACCTTCAGATACAGTGTTTTTCGCTACGCCTTGGATAAAGAAGTTAATTTCTTCCGCGGTAAGCACTTCGCCATCGCGTTTTTTACGAATGATTTCTTGAGGTAAGTACATTAGATCCTCCCACGCTTTAGCAAGCGATGGTTATAAGGTAAAGAGGTAATGTGGAGCAGCGGCTCGCTACTCCACCAAACAGACTTTGTTGTTATCATTTCTCTAAATATTTGGTGTTACGCAGTCAACAACGCTGAGGCGTCAAATATGACGAGAAAATTAGTATGCTGCTGGATCAGCAGTTTCGTCTGTTACTTCTAATGTATTTAGTAGGTTTGTTAGCAGGCTTGACGCACCGAAACGGTAGTGACGAGCATCAACCCAGTTATCGCCTAGGATTTCATCAGCCATTGCTAGGTAGTCCGCTGCATCTTCAGCAGTACGAACGCCACCAGCTGGTTTGAAACCAACAGTTTGTGCAACACCCATATCACGAATCACTTCTAGCATCATACGAGCGTATTCAGGTGTTGCGTTTACTGGCACTTTACCCGTTGAAGTTTTAATGAAGTCTGCGCCAGCTTTGATACAGATTTCAGATGCTTTCTTGATTAGTGCTTCTTCTTTTAGTTCACCAGTTTCAATGATTACTTTAAGAAGAATATCACCACAAGCTTCTTTACATTGCTTAACTAGCTCGAAGCCCACTTCTTCGTTACCTGCCATTAGAGCACGGTAAGGGAATACTACGTCTACTTCATCTGCACCGTAAGCTACTGCCGCTTTAGTTTCAGCAACAGCGATCTCGATATCGTCGTTACCGTGTGGGAAGTTAGTTACAGTTGCGATGCGAACTTCTGGCGTACCTTGCTCACGAAGTGTCTTCTTAGCAATAGGAATAAAGCGAGGGTAAATACAAATTGC encodes:
- the deoC gene encoding deoxyribose-phosphate aldolase produces the protein MSDLKAAALRALKLMDLTTLNDDDTDAKVISLCHDAKSAVGNTAAICIYPRFIPIAKKTLREQGTPEVRIATVTNFPHGNDDIEIAVAETKAAVAYGADEVDVVFPYRALMAGNEEVGFELVKQCKEACGDILLKVIIETGELKEEALIKKASEICIKAGADFIKTSTGKVPVNATPEYARMMLEVIRDMGVAQTVGFKPAGGVRTAEDAADYLAMADEILGDNWVDARHYRFGASSLLTNLLNTLEVTDETADPAAY